A genomic region of Leptospira mtsangambouensis contains the following coding sequences:
- a CDS encoding DoxX family membrane protein yields the protein MKIAYIVVRVLLGALFLFSSVVILFNLVQQPETTGDLKVFNDGIKASGYLMTLIKVTELVCAIAFLSGRFVPLASVVIAPIVVNIFFVHIMIAPEGIPVGIFVVVANAFIAYVNRNAYKPLFVPVYK from the coding sequence ATGAAAATTGCTTATATAGTCGTTAGGGTTTTGCTTGGTGCATTATTCCTTTTTTCTTCCGTGGTAATTCTCTTTAACTTGGTCCAACAACCAGAAACTACGGGTGATTTAAAAGTATTCAATGATGGTATCAAGGCCTCCGGTTATTTAATGACCCTCATTAAAGTAACGGAGTTAGTTTGTGCGATTGCGTTTTTGTCAGGTAGGTTTGTTCCACTGGCTTCTGTTGTCATTGCACCTATTGTTGTGAACATTTTCTTTGTTCACATCATGATTGCCCCTGAAGGAATCCCTGTTGGAATTTTTGTTGTTGTTGCCAATGCTTTTATTGCTTACGTCAATCGTAATGCATACAAACCATTGTTTGTACCTGTATATAAATAA
- a CDS encoding Rieske 2Fe-2S domain-containing protein has product MKEVWFLVCSAKELPQGKVISFPTKFQDFVLFRNVENEIVALEAHCSHLGAHLGNATWSKDGIRCSLHEICFDSNGNSLKSKLGLYKQKRFITKEEFGSVFVYFGRNSNPIFPELNLIPKLEQMYESFPGKKIFTNWEAILINAFDPIHLEYVHKRRLVDEPQIRWDKKKNILEFRYNSEVIGTKFSDYIMKWISNNHIKVRIQTYHGYLFTVESDLGKFKSQLLLSLNPFPSHTMISGILIQKKSFPFLNSIRMFFAGFLFKRFLLADIKPLEGMNVNHENLKKDPYLSIIGDYLKSINEPI; this is encoded by the coding sequence TTGAAAGAAGTTTGGTTTTTGGTTTGTTCTGCTAAAGAATTACCACAAGGAAAAGTAATTTCGTTTCCTACTAAATTTCAGGACTTTGTTCTCTTTCGAAATGTAGAGAATGAAATCGTCGCACTAGAAGCTCATTGCTCTCATTTAGGAGCTCACCTTGGAAATGCAACCTGGTCTAAAGATGGAATACGTTGTTCATTACATGAAATTTGTTTTGATTCCAACGGAAATTCTTTGAAATCTAAATTGGGTTTATACAAACAAAAAAGATTTATCACAAAAGAAGAGTTTGGTTCCGTATTTGTTTATTTTGGAAGAAATTCAAATCCAATTTTTCCTGAATTGAATCTCATTCCCAAACTGGAACAAATGTATGAGAGTTTCCCTGGAAAGAAAATTTTTACCAATTGGGAAGCTATTTTGATCAATGCATTCGATCCTATTCACTTGGAATATGTTCACAAACGTAGGTTAGTTGATGAGCCACAAATTCGTTGGGATAAAAAAAAGAATATTTTAGAATTTCGATACAATTCGGAGGTAATTGGAACCAAATTCTCTGATTATATAATGAAATGGATTTCTAATAATCATATTAAAGTGCGCATTCAGACATATCACGGATATTTGTTTACCGTAGAATCTGACTTAGGTAAATTCAAAAGTCAGTTACTATTATCACTCAATCCTTTTCCATCTCACACAATGATTTCAGGTATTCTCATTCAGAAAAAAAGTTTTCCCTTTTTAAATTCTATACGAATGTTTTTTGCCGGTTTTTTATTTAAGCGATTTTTATTGGCAGATATCAAACCATTAGAAGGAATGAATGTGAATCATGAAAATTTGAAGAAAGACCCATACCTTAGTATCATTGGTGATTATTTAAAATCGATAAATGAACCAATTTGA